The Deltaproteobacteria bacterium genome includes the window CTGCATTCCCGGCTCAAGGTCACCATCCACATCAAGGATGGTTCTGTCTATCACCTGGGTCAGAGACTCGTCCCGCCGGCCGTAGGCATCCTCAGGAGGTATGGTGACGGTCAGCTCATCCCCTGTCTTTTTCCCCTCCAGGGCCTTTTCCAGACCCTCAATGATATTTCCAGCGCCGTGAATATAATTCAGTGGATCCCGGCCGTTAGAAGAATCGATAACAACCCCCTTGCCGTTTTTGAGTGTATATTCGATGGAAACCACCTTGTTTTTCGCAATTCGCATTTTATCTCTCCATTTAACATGGTGGCGGGATAGCCCCAGGATGCACGCTCCGCGCACATCCTGCTTGATGGACTTCTTGCAACCCTATTATCCTATCTTTCCTGCCCTTTTACGGCAAGGCCCTAAAGCCGGCAAAAAACAGCAGCTGAGATGGATTGTCAATGGAGATGAGTGGTTCCCTATGAACGGTAAATATTATAGAGTCAGCGTATGGGTGTTCCGGGCATGAAGGTAAGGACGGGGGGCATGGATGGGGATTGAACGGAGTAGAATTTCCGTGGCCCTCCTGGCGGTGCTGGCAACGGTGGCAGTGGGTTTCGTATTGCAACAGGCCCAGTCTGTGATTCTTCCCCTGATAATTGCCTGGCTCCTATCCTTTATTCTGGCGCCCGCCGTCAACATGATGGCGGGAAAAAGGGTTCCAAGACCAATAGCCATATTCCTTGTCCTGGTCCTGCTGATCGGGATCCTCTACATTGCAATCATTTTTCTGAACGGACGCATATCC containing:
- a CDS encoding peptidylprolyl isomerase, whose translation is MRIAKNKVVSIEYTLKNGKGVVIDSSNGRDPLNYIHGAGNIIEGLEKALEGKKTGDELTVTIPPEDAYGRRDESLTQVIDRTILDVDGDLEPGMQFQVPTDDGLIIVTITAVEGEKITIDSNHPMAGETLNFQVKIVGVRNSTDEELSHGHSHRHGESCGS